A stretch of DNA from Plasmodium berghei ANKA genome assembly, chromosome: 11:
ACatctaattttttaaaggcATCTTCACTCCATATACATAATCTACCAATAGAACCACCTGGAgctaattttaataaatttaattttgtaaCATTACATAAATCCACACCTGGAATATTTCTAAAAgcttttttaattcctGAATCCttgttataaataataagtgGTCCATTacttattttgtattttcgatttctcatttttccttttcctgctcttatttttttagatttAATTAATCTGTTAACTTCATCCCTTAATCCTAaacttattaaaaatttaagagcatcttttgttttttgtaTACTTTCTATATCATTACTAGCAACTAAAGGAACCTCTTTTAAATTTGATATTCTATGACCCCTTGCCAAAACTAATGAACTAATACCACTAGCAGCAATAGAAGAACAAACAGCATATCTTTTTTCCTTTAAATTTACTTTTCTTCCCCATCTTCTCCATATTTTTGTAGGGTTAAACATACCACCACCTCTACACATATTACCAAAAGCAGCTTGTCCCGCTCGATGTGTACCCCCACCTGGAACTCTTGGAATTCTAGCTACTGCCCTTCCTGTACCCCATGATTCTGCTGATGTTTCATACCCTGCTCCTAATTTTACAGCATATGGATGCCTTGTATTTTTCGATATATtggtaaaaatatattctatTAAATCATTCCTTATTGGGGTTTGAAAAACAACAGGAATTTCAACTTCCCCAACTACTTTCTTCCCATTGATACTATAAACATTTGCAAGTGGTCTTATAGTTGCCATTTATTTCGAtcttaaatttaataaattaagtTTTAAAAGCTGGGGAAAAAtatctgaaaaaaaaaaaaaaatattccaatttttaaaactgaaaaatatactatgattatttatttttggtAAATCCACATAAATCGTATCACTTTATATGTACTGGTatgcaaaataatatggataagggaaaaagaaaatgtgAATAATGCTATATCGAGACTAAAATagtaaattttattttattatatattctttatattaaaCAAGCTATAGCTCTTTTGTTCGCTCATAATACATCccctttattttttcaataagcatttattcatataaatatatataatatacatatatatatattttttttttttatttcactCTTTTAAGTATTacaacaaaattaaataaaaacaagCATAATCgatttgaaaatatttataaacaattcataatatatattattctcATTTCTACATTGTTAAAAACTTCGAAAAAAATCTATGCATGTTATAAATACTTaccttttcttttttatttctcaAAAGGAGTTTATTGTGTTTATAAAGTTTCAATtataacaatattatttccttttttttttacaaatttagaaagcatattttaaataaaaaaaaaaaacttaataactatttatattcctgcataataatattgtaaatatatatataatttaagaaatatatttttttatataaatactacagtttaaaaataccacattattttttaattaatttgttcCTTTATTTTAcgataatattttgtatatacatacgAATATACGCACTAATCTTTGTATGTTTAATTgtcaataaaataaaaaaaaaataatatatattatccaattatatattattatataaatatgaatgtATTTCATCCATACCAATAAACAAGTCGTTATTTATTGtaaggaaaatattttaagcactttttttatatgaatataatttattcttatttttcCAATATAAACTTTgtacgaaaaaaaatgaaaagtatatatgcacaaaaataaatgaaaatataaaccaatatcttattttatattttctcccttttattatttgaagGGGATTAAAAgggttttttattttctacaGTTTCTCAAAAACATTCCCCGTTTCCTTCCCCTAATACTAAAGCCctttctttattttatgcatatatgaaaaattacatatatatttattataatattttattttcaaaaagtaaaataaaaagagctttaatatttttttataatgaatttcctctattttaattttactgagatttatgaaaaaaatatataataattattttatttatatatatatgccttaaataatatgccattttattatgtgtATTGAAATTGCtgttaaattatatttaattattatattaggCAAAAATTTTACAACAATATTAACAcctaaattttttaaaaaataaatgaattaaacCCAGccctaaaaatatatatttccattttactctcaattttatattaccTATTTTCCGAGAAATAAAACATCCtttctttttaattattttgttttctttttttttaattttaaaatgtacTTTTCTCCTATTTATAACCTTTCTAACAACCTTTCAAGCCTTTAtgctatatatttaataaaaatggaaaaaaaatgatatttctttttcagTTTTGCTTTTAAAGTTGCACAAAACAATCAAggaaagtaaaaaaaaaattaatgaacATGTACATTTTAGGAAGTATATATGTtcatgcattttttttctttttgtgATGTAACTTCCTTGATGGATAACTATATGTGTTGTAAACTGTCCATACTcatcatataaaataaataaaacatataaaatatataaaacaaatgaaataaatgaaatagataaaacaaatgaaataaataaaacaaatgaaatagataaaacaaatgaaatagataaaacaaatgaaataaataaaacaaatgaaataaataaaacaaatgaaataaataaaacaaatgaaataaataaaacaaatgaaataaataaaacaaatgaaatagataaaacaaatgaaatatataaaacaaatgaaataaataaaaaaaatgaaataaaactGGAAACATATACACTTATTGTATAAGGCTAtgcattaaaaattatttttgattCAAGTCCCATTTTTTCTATAGCTAAATTAACAAGCAAATAAACATTCAAATACCCTCCCCATTTAACTTTATCTttcaatttatttgtttgtaTTATTGCATTTTGAATTAACTCGataatttcattattattaaaatttggatttattgaaaataacaatGAAATAACCCCTGTAACAACAGCAGCTGAAAAAGATGAACCGCCACTTGTAGCATATTGATTATTAATATGAGTCGATAAAATATCATTTCCTTGGGCTCCAAAATTAACATATTTGTTACTATAACATGAATCTTTGGATAATAcaatatcattatttgaATCTTTAGTGATATTAGAAACAactaataaatttgttagATTTGGTAAATAAGCAGATGGATATAATTTCATTAAGTTTGTATTACATTCTGTATATCCATTTATTTGAACACtatctttttctttattattatttgtttttattttgttatctTTATATccttcatcatttttttgtacaCAATTTCCTGAAGATGTAATAACtaaaatttcttttttttccaacTCTTTTAatgcataatataaatgaatataattttttttagtagaAAAACTTgcattaataatttttgcatttttttctgtaCAATAATTAAAACATTCTAATATATCACTTATATTACCAacgttattattatttaaagctttacaaattattaattttgccatattatttattcctTGTATTCCTTCTTTGTCATTTATATCAATATTGTTTCCATTTCCAGCAATAATTCCAGATATAAATGTACCATGCCCATGTCCATCTATTGGGTTAGAAATATCAGaaaaatcatatttattattttgtttttttttttggcgATAATTTCCTTCAGTAGATTTCATATCAATTATAGActcttttaaattttgatgATTATAATCTATTCCTGTGTCTATAATACAAACattaacattatttttttcatatagaTTAGACAATTGCGTTCCTTTAACTAGTTCACATATATCATTATGTTCTTCgataatatttgtttttttatattttttaaagtcTATATAAGGCTTTTTAAACATAgatgaattatttatttgaaagtttttttttttttcatcaggatgtaaagaataataatttttggGGGGGTAGttctttaaaaatgtattatagTAAATTGGCTTAACCTTATAATCAGCTTCgatattaatttgtttattattttttaaagcaTATAAACAAAACTTTATTAACAATTCATTCTTATTTGAATCCATATcataaagatataaattCACATGctctaatttttttattttaccaCAATAATTAAGCAAGTCAATAAATCGTTTATTCATAAAACTGGAATGATTTaaagtattatttttaaaacttaTAATTAATCTATGAATTTTTGGagatattttaaatttttttttctttgcatttttataatattttttcataattatttcataattaATATCATCATTGTCGGAAAGTAtgtcatatatatttatcttcatatttttatttatttccaattctttattatttatttgatttaatattcttatttttgCCTTATTCCTTCCCCAttctatttcattttttttgctaaTTTCAATAATATTTGGTGAACTATTATAAATTACATTCATATCAATAAACTGAATTATATTCCAAAcatgatatattaaagaccatatatgcatatatcgcaaatatttaattccCATTTctttcataatataatataaacatttattCCATTCT
This window harbors:
- a CDS encoding 60S ribosomal protein L4, putative, which translates into the protein MATIRPLANVYSINGKKVVGEVEIPVVFQTPIRNDLIEYIFTNISKNTRHPYAVKLGAGYETSAESWGTGRAVARIPRVPGGGTHRAGQAAFGNMCRGGGMFNPTKIWRRWGRKVNLKEKRYAVCSSIAASGISSLVLARGHRISNLKEVPLVASNDIESIQKTKDALKFLISLGLRDEVNRLIKSKKIRAGKGKMRNRKYKISNGPLIIYNKDSGIKKAFRNIPGVDLCNVTKLNLLKLAPGGSIGRLCIWSEDAFKKLDVIYGKSFQKYVTKKHYILPKPIVNNADIYRIINSDQVQASLLDKKNPCKKRTQNKNSLTNFAVRCRLNPAYKLLRSLAVRRMKKSISENAKDKKEKKTKKKIEKKELQKVNNAYYNAIATSVKRKKQKEEKKAKSKKDANKTLTANTGDE
- a CDS encoding subtilisin-like protease 3, putative, yielding MKEMGIKYLRYMHIWSLIYHVWNIIQFIDMNVIYNSSPNIIEISKKNEIEWGRNKAKIRILNQINNKELEINKNMKINIYDILSDNDDINYEIIMKKYYKNAKKKKFKISPKIHRLIISFKNNTLNHSSFMNKRFIDLLNYCGKIKKLEHVNLYLYDMDSNKNELLIKFCLYALKNNKQINIEADYKVKPIYYNTFLKNYPPKNYYSLHPDEKKKNFQINNSSMFKKPYIDFKKYKKTNIIEEHNDICELVKGTQLSNLYEKNNVNVCIIDTGIDYNHQNLKESIIDMKSTEGNYRQKKKQNNKYDFSDISNPIDGHGHGTFISGIIAGNGNNIDINDKEGIQGINNMAKLIICKALNNNNVGNISDILECFNYCTEKNAKIINASFSTKKNYIHLYYALKELEKKEILVITSSGNCVQKNDEGYKDNKIKTNNNKEKDSVQINGYTECNTNLMKLYPSAYLPNLTNLLVVSNITKDSNNDIVLSKDSCYSNKYVNFGAQGNDILSTHINNQYATSGGSSFSAAVVTGVISLLFSINPNFNNNEIIELIQNAIIQTNKLKDKVKWGGYLNVYLLVNLAIEKMGLESKIIFNA